A region from the Sandaracinus amylolyticus genome encodes:
- a CDS encoding pyridoxal phosphate-dependent aminotransferase, giving the protein MSDAIRERLRPELAALHAYETPAAPARIRVDGNESPWALPAEARARIAEAMASIALHRYPDPRCTALRAALSGYVGAKPDELVIGVGSDEVISILETAIARPREGRAHAVVMHPDPSFSMYGIIGRGHGHAVVKVPLDERWDLDADVWSRAIGEHRPSLIFLPSPNNPTSNRFDERVVRRIVEQAHDALVVLDDAYVEFSSGTISHALFEQHDNVAVLGTLSKIGLAALRVGWVRVKPWLAHELEKVRLTYNIPTPSQEIATLALGPLMPILREQIALVRAERSKLIAGLDAIPGIAVDPSDSNFALVRVGSRAVEIAARMHAAGVQVRTFAGHPRLAERVRITVGTPEENHIVLAALADAMRGAA; this is encoded by the coding sequence ATGAGCGACGCGATCCGAGAGCGGCTCCGGCCCGAGCTCGCGGCGCTGCATGCGTACGAGACGCCCGCCGCACCGGCGCGCATCCGCGTCGACGGCAACGAGAGCCCGTGGGCGCTGCCTGCGGAGGCGCGCGCGCGCATCGCCGAGGCGATGGCGTCGATCGCGCTGCATCGGTATCCGGATCCGCGCTGCACGGCGCTGCGCGCGGCGCTCTCCGGCTACGTGGGCGCGAAGCCCGACGAGCTGGTGATCGGGGTCGGATCGGACGAGGTGATCTCGATCCTCGAGACCGCGATCGCGCGGCCGCGCGAAGGGCGCGCGCACGCGGTCGTGATGCACCCGGATCCGAGCTTCTCGATGTACGGGATCATCGGGCGCGGGCACGGCCACGCGGTGGTGAAGGTGCCGCTCGACGAGCGCTGGGATCTCGACGCGGACGTGTGGTCGCGCGCGATCGGCGAGCACCGTCCTTCGTTGATCTTCCTGCCGAGCCCGAACAACCCGACGAGCAACCGCTTCGACGAGCGCGTCGTGCGTCGCATCGTCGAGCAGGCGCACGATGCGCTCGTGGTGCTCGACGACGCGTACGTCGAGTTCTCGAGCGGAACGATCTCGCACGCGCTCTTCGAGCAGCACGACAACGTGGCGGTGCTGGGCACGCTCTCGAAGATCGGGCTCGCGGCGCTGCGCGTCGGCTGGGTGCGGGTGAAGCCGTGGCTCGCGCACGAGCTCGAGAAGGTGCGGCTCACGTACAACATCCCGACTCCTTCGCAGGAGATCGCGACGCTCGCGCTCGGACCGCTGATGCCGATCCTGCGCGAGCAGATCGCGCTGGTGCGCGCCGAGCGATCGAAGCTGATCGCGGGGCTCGACGCGATCCCGGGGATCGCGGTCGATCCGAGCGACTCGAACTTCGCGCTCGTTCGGGTGGGGTCGCGCGCGGTCGAGATCGCGGCGCGGATGCACGCGGCGGGGGTGCAGGTGCGGACGTTCGCGGGGCACCCGCGGCTCGCGGAGCGGGTGCGGATCACGGTGGGCACGCCCGAGGAGAACCACATCGTCCTCGCGGCGCTCGCCGACGCGATGCGCGGAGCGGCGTGA
- a CDS encoding NADP-dependent oxidoreductase yields MATMRAVRFHEYGGPEVLRYEEVPRPQPRAGEILVRVHAAAVNPIDWKIAAGAYRLPLPHVAGRDFSGVVVGIGEGVADFTLGDEVFGKHDGADAELVVVRPDEIAEKPPGLDHARAAALPTAGLTAWQALFELDGTPTLDVQPGQSVLIHGAAGGVGTFAVQLAKWRGARVIATARAVHEAYLRSMGADVVVDYTQARFEDVARDVDGVLDTIGGATQLRSYDVIRRGGALVSLVGLASGSEQRAAERGVRATGIVSKTSRRVLEELARRVEDGALDVEISARFPLGQAREAFARSREGHTQGKIILDAS; encoded by the coding sequence ATGGCGACGATGAGAGCGGTGCGCTTCCACGAGTACGGCGGGCCCGAGGTGCTGCGCTACGAAGAAGTGCCTCGGCCCCAGCCGCGCGCCGGCGAGATCCTGGTGCGCGTGCACGCCGCGGCGGTGAACCCGATCGACTGGAAGATCGCGGCGGGCGCGTATCGGCTGCCGCTGCCGCACGTCGCAGGGCGCGACTTCTCGGGCGTCGTGGTCGGCATCGGCGAAGGGGTCGCGGACTTCACGCTCGGCGACGAGGTGTTCGGCAAGCACGACGGAGCGGACGCGGAGCTCGTCGTGGTGCGGCCCGACGAGATCGCGGAGAAGCCTCCGGGGCTCGACCACGCACGTGCGGCCGCGCTGCCGACCGCCGGGCTGACCGCGTGGCAAGCGCTGTTCGAGCTGGACGGCACGCCGACGCTCGACGTGCAGCCGGGGCAGAGCGTGCTGATCCACGGCGCTGCGGGCGGGGTCGGAACGTTCGCGGTGCAGCTCGCGAAGTGGCGAGGCGCGAGGGTGATCGCCACGGCGCGCGCGGTCCACGAGGCGTATCTGCGCAGCATGGGCGCGGACGTGGTCGTCGACTACACGCAGGCGCGCTTCGAGGACGTGGCGCGCGACGTGGACGGGGTCCTCGACACGATCGGCGGTGCGACCCAGCTGCGCTCGTACGACGTGATCCGACGAGGTGGCGCGCTCGTGTCGCTCGTCGGGCTCGCGTCGGGCTCGGAGCAGCGCGCGGCGGAGCGCGGCGTTCGCGCGACGGGCATCGTGTCGAAGACGTCGCGCCGCGTGCTCGAGGAGCTCGCGCGTCGGGTCGAGGACGGAGCCCTCGACGTCGAGATCTCGGCGCGCTTCCCGCTCGGCCAGGCGCGCGAGGCGTTCGCGCGGAGCCGCGAGGGGCACACGCAAGGGAAGATCATCCTCGACGCGTCGTGA
- the ftsZ gene encoding cell division protein FtsZ has translation MGFHIEFADDAEMQARIKVVGVGGGGGNALQTMIQSGLEGVEFIAANTDTQALEQSLAPSKVQLGSALTRGLGAGANPDVGKKAALEEMERIQEALAGADMVFVTAGMGGGTGTGAAPIIAQIARDLGILTVGVVTRPFLFEGKRRMKNAEQGIRELAASVDTIITIPNQKLMNLDDDLSILEAFKRADDVLVQAVRGISDLITVSGVINVDFADVKTIMSGQGRALMGTGYGRGDRRALDAVEMAINSPLLDDISIDGAMGILLNFTAGPDVRLKEINEAASLVQQAAHEDANIIFGLLTDPDMGDVVKVTAIATGFETDSSEMQEVVASATAARTSRTSLPLTIPGHRPSMQPQMALKALVPQQQPAPVEARAARRNSAPAPRVSTTREQPEQATLPELRVSGRAFGPAALADEATLDIPAYLRRAAAHHD, from the coding sequence ATGGGATTCCACATCGAGTTCGCGGACGACGCGGAGATGCAGGCCCGGATCAAGGTCGTCGGCGTCGGTGGTGGCGGCGGAAACGCGCTCCAGACGATGATCCAGAGCGGGCTCGAGGGCGTCGAGTTCATCGCGGCGAACACCGACACGCAGGCGCTCGAGCAGAGCCTCGCGCCGTCGAAGGTGCAGCTCGGCTCGGCGCTGACGCGCGGCCTCGGCGCGGGCGCGAACCCCGACGTCGGCAAGAAGGCGGCGCTCGAGGAGATGGAGCGCATCCAGGAGGCGCTCGCGGGCGCCGACATGGTCTTCGTCACCGCCGGCATGGGCGGCGGCACCGGCACCGGCGCGGCGCCGATCATCGCGCAGATCGCGCGTGACCTCGGCATCCTCACCGTCGGCGTCGTGACGCGTCCGTTCCTCTTCGAGGGCAAGCGCCGGATGAAGAACGCGGAGCAGGGCATCCGCGAGCTCGCCGCGTCGGTCGACACGATCATCACGATCCCCAACCAGAAGCTGATGAACCTCGACGACGACCTGTCGATCCTCGAGGCGTTCAAGCGCGCCGACGACGTGCTCGTCCAGGCGGTTCGCGGCATCAGCGATCTCATCACGGTCAGCGGCGTCATCAACGTCGACTTCGCCGACGTGAAGACGATCATGAGCGGCCAGGGCCGCGCGCTGATGGGCACCGGCTACGGCCGCGGTGATCGCCGCGCGCTCGACGCGGTGGAGATGGCGATCAACTCGCCGCTGCTCGACGACATCTCGATCGACGGCGCGATGGGGATCCTCCTCAACTTCACCGCGGGGCCCGACGTGCGCCTCAAGGAGATCAACGAGGCGGCGTCGCTGGTGCAGCAGGCGGCGCACGAGGACGCGAACATCATCTTCGGCCTGCTCACGGACCCCGACATGGGCGACGTGGTGAAGGTCACCGCGATCGCGACGGGCTTCGAGACCGACAGCTCGGAGATGCAGGAGGTCGTGGCGTCGGCGACGGCGGCGCGCACCTCGCGCACCTCGCTGCCGCTGACGATCCCGGGGCACCGCCCGTCGATGCAGCCGCAGATGGCGCTCAAGGCGCTCGTTCCGCAGCAGCAGCCCGCGCCGGTCGAGGCGCGCGCCGCGCGTCGCAACTCGGCGCCCGCGCCGCGCGTGAGCACGACGCGCGAGCAGCCCGAGCAGGCGACGCTGCCCGAGCTGCGCGTCTCGGGTCGCGCGTTCGGCCCCGCGGCCCTCGCCGACGAGGCGACGCTCGACATCCCGGCGTACCTGCGCCGCGCAGCCGCGCACCACGACTGA
- the pckA gene encoding phosphoenolpyruvate carboxykinase (ATP): MDRHFSLAKYDITVKNVIRNAPPAALYELALRNEAGTAISSTGAMIAMSGEKTGRSPKDKRIVDEPGSSANVWWGDVNIKLDPHVFAVNHERAVDYLNTRKQLFVVDGYAGWDERYRIKIRVICSRAYHALFMHNMLIRPTLAELESFGEPDYTIFNAGAFSANRYTSGMTSKTSVALNFAKKEFVILGTEYAGEMKKGVFTIMNYLMPLQGQLSMHCSANESKDGKVSIFFGLSGTGKTTLSADPNRRLIGDDEHVWTDKGVFNIEGGCYAKAINLTEEQEPEIYRAIRFGSVLENVKYDEHTRVVDYTDISITENTRCAYPIEFIDNAKIPCVGPQPTNVIMLTADAYGVLPPVAKLSPEQAMYHFISGYTAKVAGTEVGVKEPSPTFSACFGGPFMVWHPTKYAELLAEKLRTTGAQTWLVNTGWTGGAYGEGKRMSLKHTRAIIDAIHDGSLAKVRTVEDPVFGFQVPSECPNVPSEILTPRNTWKDKAAYDAMAKKLAKFFVDNFKKYESQASDAIRAAGPRL, from the coding sequence ATGGATCGGCACTTCTCGCTCGCGAAGTACGACATCACCGTCAAGAACGTCATTCGCAACGCGCCCCCCGCTGCCTTGTACGAGCTCGCGCTGCGCAACGAAGCTGGTACGGCGATCTCATCGACGGGCGCGATGATCGCGATGTCGGGCGAGAAGACCGGACGCAGCCCGAAGGACAAGCGCATCGTCGACGAGCCGGGCTCGAGCGCGAACGTCTGGTGGGGCGACGTCAACATCAAGCTCGACCCGCACGTCTTCGCGGTGAACCACGAGCGCGCGGTCGACTACCTCAACACGCGCAAGCAGCTCTTCGTCGTCGACGGCTACGCCGGCTGGGACGAGCGCTATCGCATCAAGATCCGCGTCATCTGCTCGCGCGCGTACCACGCGCTGTTCATGCACAACATGCTGATCCGGCCGACGCTCGCGGAGCTCGAGTCGTTCGGCGAGCCGGACTACACGATCTTCAACGCCGGTGCGTTCTCGGCCAACCGCTACACGAGCGGCATGACGAGCAAGACCAGCGTCGCCCTGAACTTCGCGAAGAAGGAGTTCGTCATCCTCGGCACCGAGTACGCCGGTGAGATGAAGAAGGGCGTCTTCACGATCATGAACTACCTGATGCCGCTGCAGGGACAGCTGTCCATGCACTGCTCGGCGAACGAGTCGAAGGACGGGAAGGTCTCGATCTTCTTCGGCCTGTCGGGCACGGGGAAGACGACGCTCAGCGCGGATCCGAACCGCCGCCTCATCGGCGACGACGAGCACGTCTGGACCGACAAGGGCGTCTTCAACATCGAGGGCGGCTGCTACGCGAAGGCGATCAACCTGACCGAGGAGCAGGAGCCGGAGATCTACCGCGCGATCCGTTTCGGCAGCGTGCTCGAGAACGTGAAGTACGACGAGCACACGCGCGTCGTCGACTACACGGACATCTCGATCACCGAGAACACGCGCTGCGCGTATCCGATCGAGTTCATCGACAACGCGAAGATCCCGTGCGTGGGCCCGCAGCCGACGAACGTGATCATGCTGACCGCCGACGCGTACGGCGTGCTGCCGCCCGTCGCGAAGCTGTCGCCCGAGCAGGCGATGTACCACTTCATCAGCGGCTACACGGCGAAGGTCGCGGGCACCGAGGTCGGCGTGAAGGAGCCGAGCCCGACGTTCAGCGCGTGCTTCGGCGGGCCGTTCATGGTGTGGCACCCGACGAAGTACGCGGAGCTGCTCGCGGAGAAGCTGCGCACGACGGGCGCGCAGACGTGGCTCGTCAACACCGGCTGGACCGGTGGCGCGTATGGCGAGGGCAAGCGCATGTCGCTCAAGCACACGCGCGCGATCATCGACGCGATCCACGACGGCTCGCTCGCGAAGGTGCGCACGGTGGAGGACCCGGTCTTCGGGTTCCAGGTGCCGAGCGAGTGCCCGAACGTGCCGAGCGAGATCCTGACGCCGCGCAACACCTGGAAGGACAAGGCGGCGTACGACGCGATGGCGAAGAAGCTCGCCAAGTTCTTCGTGGACAACTTCAAGAAGTACGAGTCGCAGGCGAGCGACGCGATCCGCGCGGCCGGCCCGCGGCTCTGA
- a CDS encoding cell division protein FtsQ/DivIB: MKIAQRRDDREAHRSVDGQSDAREKSGARRIARPAAPAPSTPRNRRTAPRDGTTSSPSLPAPVAPRPSLKQRFTALRTKLGARLERLRKPATILFRILVVALAIVAAVALFRVVEQHVRTSPAFATSEIELEGASRLTRADVEAAAGIAVGRNVFERSPDEARAALLAHPWIAEAEVRRRLPGRWSIVIRERSAAAILMLEDAWLVDAEGAVFKRAESGDPIDLPVITGIARERFTTDRAFRTRVLLGIVALLSDWRAAGLWRREPIGEIHVEADDALTLRIGDDATEVRLGHGPYRAKLDRLRRVLDELGQRQARPAYVYLDNVRRPDRVTVRVR; this comes from the coding sequence ATGAAGATCGCGCAGCGCCGCGACGATCGCGAGGCGCATCGCTCCGTCGACGGGCAGAGTGACGCGCGCGAGAAGAGCGGCGCGCGACGGATCGCGCGACCGGCCGCTCCGGCGCCGAGCACACCGCGCAACCGCCGCACCGCGCCACGTGACGGCACGACGTCGAGCCCGTCGCTGCCCGCACCGGTCGCGCCCCGACCGTCGCTGAAGCAGCGCTTCACGGCGCTGCGCACGAAGCTGGGCGCGCGCCTCGAGCGTCTGCGCAAACCCGCGACCATCCTGTTCCGCATCCTCGTCGTCGCGCTCGCGATCGTCGCTGCGGTCGCGCTCTTCCGCGTCGTCGAGCAGCACGTGCGCACCTCGCCCGCGTTCGCGACGAGCGAGATCGAGCTCGAGGGCGCGTCGCGCCTCACGCGCGCCGACGTCGAAGCCGCCGCGGGCATCGCGGTGGGCCGCAACGTGTTCGAGCGCTCTCCCGACGAGGCCCGCGCCGCGCTGCTCGCGCATCCGTGGATCGCCGAGGCCGAGGTGCGCCGTCGCCTGCCGGGTCGCTGGTCGATCGTGATCCGCGAGCGCAGCGCGGCCGCGATCCTGATGCTCGAGGACGCGTGGCTCGTCGACGCGGAAGGCGCGGTGTTCAAGCGTGCCGAGAGCGGCGATCCCATCGATCTGCCGGTGATCACCGGCATCGCGCGCGAGCGCTTCACGACCGATCGCGCGTTCCGCACGCGCGTCCTGCTCGGCATCGTCGCGCTGCTCTCGGACTGGCGCGCCGCGGGCCTCTGGCGTCGCGAGCCGATCGGCGAGATCCACGTCGAGGCCGACGACGCGCTCACGCTGCGCATCGGCGACGACGCGACCGAGGTGAGGCTCGGCCACGGCCCGTACCGCGCGAAGCTCGACCGCCTGCGCCGCGTGCTCGACGAGCTCGGCCAGCGACAGGCGAGACCGGCGTACGTCTACCTCGACAACGTGCGGAGGCCGGACCGGGTGACCGTTCGCGTTCGCTGA
- the ftsA gene encoding cell division protein FtsA, with amino-acid sequence MASNHGTENEIIAGLDLGTTKVCAIVAEVTDDGLDIIGVGSVPSRGLRRGVVVNIETTVQAIRGAIEQAETMAGVEIRSVYAGIAGSHVRGMNKDGVAAIANREVTADDVARVLDQARAIPLTSDRQVIHVLPQEYIVDEQDCIKEPIGMSGVRLQAHVHLVTAATTSVQNIIKCAERCDLHVAEVVLEPLASAHAVLQEDEKELGVALVDIGGGTTDIVVYVNGAVVHTSVIPIGGTSFTNDIATCLRTPIAEAERVKIKYGCASPVMVDPEATIEVPSVGGRAPRVMPRQQLCQIIEPRVEELFQAVAYTIDQGNYRDLLGAGVVVTGGTTMLDGMPELAEQILGLPVRRGAPTGVGGLMDVVKSPAYATGVGLVKYGAEKLRSSVVTSAHRHAMDRSIAVPAGPTWGARLGAWFREVF; translated from the coding sequence ATGGCGAGCAACCACGGCACCGAGAACGAGATCATCGCCGGGCTGGACCTCGGGACGACGAAGGTCTGTGCGATCGTCGCCGAGGTCACCGACGACGGCCTCGACATCATCGGCGTCGGCTCGGTCCCCTCGCGCGGCCTGCGCCGCGGCGTCGTGGTGAACATCGAGACGACCGTGCAGGCGATCCGCGGCGCGATCGAGCAGGCCGAGACGATGGCCGGCGTCGAGATCCGCTCGGTCTACGCCGGCATCGCGGGCTCGCACGTCCGCGGGATGAACAAGGACGGCGTCGCCGCGATCGCGAACCGCGAGGTCACCGCCGACGACGTCGCGCGCGTGCTCGATCAGGCGCGCGCGATCCCGCTGACCAGCGATCGCCAGGTCATCCACGTGCTCCCGCAGGAGTACATCGTCGACGAGCAGGACTGCATCAAGGAGCCGATCGGCATGAGCGGCGTCCGCCTCCAGGCGCACGTCCACCTCGTGACCGCGGCGACGACCAGCGTGCAGAACATCATCAAGTGCGCCGAGCGCTGCGACCTGCACGTCGCGGAGGTCGTGCTCGAGCCGCTCGCGAGCGCTCACGCGGTCCTGCAGGAGGACGAGAAGGAGCTCGGCGTCGCGCTCGTCGACATCGGCGGCGGCACCACCGACATCGTCGTCTACGTGAACGGCGCGGTCGTGCACACGAGCGTGATTCCGATCGGCGGGACGAGCTTCACGAACGACATCGCGACCTGCCTCCGCACTCCGATCGCCGAGGCCGAGCGCGTGAAGATCAAGTACGGCTGCGCGAGCCCGGTGATGGTCGACCCCGAGGCGACGATCGAAGTCCCGAGCGTCGGCGGTCGCGCCCCGCGCGTCATGCCGCGCCAGCAGCTCTGCCAGATCATCGAGCCGCGCGTCGAGGAGCTCTTCCAGGCGGTCGCGTACACGATCGATCAGGGCAACTACCGCGATCTCCTCGGCGCGGGCGTCGTCGTCACCGGCGGCACCACGATGCTCGACGGGATGCCCGAGCTCGCCGAGCAGATCCTCGGCCTGCCGGTGCGTCGCGGCGCGCCGACCGGCGTCGGCGGCCTGATGGACGTCGTGAAGAGCCCCGCCTACGCGACCGGCGTGGGCCTCGTGAAGTACGGCGCGGAGAAGCTGCGCAGCAGCGTGGTGACGAGCGCGCACCGGCACGCGATGGATCGCTCCATCGCGGTGCCCGCCGGACCGACGTGGGGCGCGCGCCTCGGCGCGTGGTTCCGCGAGGTGTTCTGA
- a CDS encoding SirB1 family protein — protein sequence MALGDRRRTQASGASDLLVALADPATPIETLALILAKDEYPTLTVESGLARIDELAAPLAAHRSALVALDANDQAEALRALVYDELGFRGNADDYYDPRNSYLSDVVDRRTGIPITLSALLMAIGRRIGIVVEGIGFPGHFLVRVGGERGVHLDPFFDGRVVSESALERLAEKFLGSASRLRPEHLHVVSPRSMVVRMLVNLKHAHERRHDHARALVVSDRLVDVTASVTFRRDRGLHALALGASAAAVEDLEAYLSDASQPADELVVRRALARARASSATGMS from the coding sequence ATGGCGCTCGGTGACCGGCGGAGGACCCAGGCGAGCGGGGCGAGCGATCTGCTCGTCGCGCTCGCCGATCCCGCGACTCCGATCGAGACGCTCGCGCTGATCCTGGCGAAGGACGAGTACCCGACGCTCACGGTCGAGTCGGGCCTCGCGCGCATCGACGAGCTCGCCGCGCCGCTCGCGGCGCATCGCTCGGCGCTCGTGGCCCTCGACGCGAACGACCAGGCCGAGGCGCTGCGCGCGCTGGTCTACGACGAGCTCGGGTTCCGCGGGAACGCGGACGACTACTACGATCCGCGCAACAGCTACCTGAGCGACGTCGTGGACCGACGCACCGGGATCCCGATCACGCTGTCGGCGCTGCTGATGGCGATCGGGCGGCGCATCGGGATCGTGGTCGAGGGGATCGGGTTTCCAGGTCACTTCCTGGTGCGCGTGGGCGGCGAGCGCGGCGTGCACCTCGATCCGTTCTTCGACGGACGGGTGGTGAGCGAGAGCGCGCTCGAGCGGCTCGCGGAGAAGTTCCTGGGCTCCGCGTCGCGGCTGCGCCCCGAGCACTTGCACGTGGTGTCGCCGCGCTCGATGGTGGTCCGCATGCTCGTGAACCTGAAGCACGCACACGAGCGCAGGCACGATCACGCGCGCGCGCTCGTCGTGAGCGACCGGCTCGTCGACGTGACCGCATCGGTCACGTTCCGGCGTGATCGTGGGCTGCACGCGCTCGCGCTCGGCGCGTCGGCGGCTGCGGTCGAGGATCTCGAGGCGTACCTCTCGGACGCGAGCCAGCCTGCCGACGAGCTCGTGGTGCGACGTGCGCTCGCGAGGGCGCGCGCGTCGAGCGCCACGGGGATGTCGTGA
- the murC gene encoding UDP-N-acetylmuramate--L-alanine ligase produces MFRGRVRSIHFVGIGGIGMSGIAEVLLASGFGVTGSDARESDVTKRLEELGARIAIGHRAENVGDSDVVVFSSAVPRTNPELVEARARAIPVIPRAEMLAELMRLKDGIAIAGSHGKTTTTSLVATVLRDAGLDPTVVIGGKLNALGSNAARGTGNLLVAEADESDGSFLHLTPAVAVITNIDAEHLDHYGSHDKVKDAFATFANRVPFYGLVVACLDHPHVQDILPRIEKRVATYGLAAQADYRARRPVVEGLSTRFELVRRGVSAGEFTVRMPGIHNVLNALAVIAVCDELGVPESVTRSALASFGGVQRRFTIVGEVDQITVVDDYGHHPAEVQATLEAASRAYGRRVVVAFQPHRYTRTVHCFDELTRAFNRADVLLLADVYAAGEAPIEGATSDRLALAIRAHGHRDVTWVGPRTEVAKALASRIEPGDIVITLGAGDITRVGPELVSMLKARSAGASG; encoded by the coding sequence ATGTTCCGCGGGCGTGTCCGGTCCATCCACTTCGTCGGCATCGGCGGCATCGGCATGAGCGGCATCGCCGAGGTGCTGCTCGCGAGCGGCTTCGGCGTGACCGGCTCGGACGCGCGCGAGAGCGACGTCACGAAGCGCCTCGAGGAGCTCGGCGCGCGCATCGCGATCGGACATCGCGCGGAGAACGTCGGCGACTCCGACGTCGTCGTCTTCTCGTCCGCGGTGCCGCGCACGAACCCGGAGCTCGTCGAGGCGCGCGCCCGCGCGATCCCGGTCATCCCGCGCGCCGAGATGCTCGCGGAGCTGATGCGCCTGAAGGACGGGATCGCGATCGCGGGCTCGCACGGCAAGACGACGACGACGTCGCTCGTCGCGACCGTGCTCCGCGACGCGGGCCTCGATCCCACCGTCGTGATCGGCGGCAAGCTCAACGCGCTCGGCAGCAACGCGGCGCGCGGCACCGGGAACCTGCTGGTCGCGGAGGCCGACGAGAGCGACGGCTCGTTCCTGCACCTCACGCCGGCAGTCGCGGTGATCACGAACATCGACGCCGAGCACCTCGATCACTACGGCAGCCACGACAAGGTGAAGGACGCGTTCGCGACGTTCGCGAACCGCGTTCCGTTCTACGGGCTCGTCGTCGCGTGCCTCGATCACCCGCACGTGCAGGACATCCTCCCGCGCATCGAGAAGCGCGTGGCGACGTACGGGCTCGCGGCGCAGGCGGACTACCGCGCGCGCCGTCCGGTCGTCGAAGGGCTCTCGACCAGGTTCGAGCTCGTGCGCCGCGGCGTGAGCGCGGGCGAGTTCACGGTGCGGATGCCCGGCATCCACAACGTGCTCAACGCGCTCGCGGTGATCGCGGTGTGCGACGAGCTCGGCGTGCCCGAGTCGGTCACGCGCAGCGCGCTCGCGAGCTTCGGCGGCGTGCAGCGCCGGTTCACGATCGTCGGCGAGGTCGATCAGATCACCGTCGTCGACGACTACGGCCATCACCCCGCCGAGGTGCAGGCGACGCTCGAGGCCGCTTCACGCGCGTACGGGCGTCGCGTCGTCGTCGCGTTCCAGCCGCATCGCTACACGCGCACGGTGCACTGCTTCGACGAGCTCACGCGCGCGTTCAACCGCGCCGACGTGCTCCTGCTCGCCGACGTCTACGCCGCGGGCGAGGCGCCGATCGAAGGCGCGACGTCGGATCGCCTCGCGCTGGCGATCCGCGCGCACGGCCATCGCGACGTGACGTGGGTCGGACCGCGCACCGAGGTCGCGAAGGCGCTCGCGTCGCGCATCGAGCCCGGCGACATCGTGATCACGCTCGGCGCGGGCGACATCACGCGCGTGGGCCCGGAGCTCGTGTCGATGCTGAAGGCCCGCAGCGCGGGAGCGAGCGGATGA